Proteins co-encoded in one Halorussus vallis genomic window:
- a CDS encoding alpha/beta fold hydrolase: MKLRTAVTAVAGGLGAAAVGNRLLARKAGELQPALPGEQQTYRWRGFDVAYTEAGDPDDPDVLLLHGIHAAASNKEFDQIFEQLSKTHHVVAPDLPGFGRSDRPPLTYSASLYTAFVTDFAEDLTDDAACVASSLTGSYAVLAQQQADVFSRMVLVCPTADTGKRRTWLRSLFRSPLVGTALFNLLTSRRSLHYFDNRDAYSTEAGYTEHDVDDQWQTAHQPGARFAPASFVSGFLDPDVDLGAELSTLDVPVTIVWGRDATVTPLSEGEELAEQADAKLVVFDDARLLPHAEHPGPFLDVLVDELTAAGIDVEPEHETDVETEAEGEQSAEAGQ; the protein is encoded by the coding sequence ATGAAGCTACGAACCGCCGTCACCGCGGTTGCGGGAGGACTGGGCGCCGCCGCAGTCGGGAATCGACTACTCGCCCGAAAAGCGGGCGAACTCCAACCCGCGCTCCCGGGCGAACAGCAGACGTACCGCTGGCGCGGATTCGACGTCGCGTACACCGAGGCCGGCGACCCGGACGACCCGGACGTACTCCTGTTGCACGGAATTCACGCCGCCGCCTCGAACAAGGAGTTCGACCAGATCTTCGAACAACTGAGCAAGACCCACCACGTCGTCGCGCCGGACCTGCCGGGCTTCGGCCGGTCGGACCGGCCGCCGCTGACCTACTCGGCGTCGCTGTACACCGCCTTCGTCACCGACTTCGCCGAGGACCTGACCGACGACGCCGCCTGCGTGGCGTCCTCGCTCACCGGCTCCTACGCGGTGCTCGCCCAGCAGCAGGCCGACGTGTTCTCCCGGATGGTGCTTGTCTGCCCGACCGCCGACACGGGCAAGCGCCGGACCTGGCTCCGGTCGCTGTTCCGGTCGCCGCTGGTCGGAACCGCGCTGTTCAACCTCCTCACGAGTCGCCGGTCGCTGCACTACTTCGACAACCGCGACGCTTACTCGACGGAGGCCGGGTACACCGAACACGACGTCGACGACCAGTGGCAGACCGCCCACCAGCCGGGCGCGCGGTTCGCGCCCGCCTCGTTCGTCTCGGGCTTCCTCGACCCGGACGTCGACCTCGGAGCGGAACTGTCGACGCTGGACGTCCCCGTCACCATCGTCTGGGGTCGCGACGCCACCGTCACGCCGCTTTCGGAGGGCGAGGAACTCGCCGAGCAGGCCGACGCGAAACTGGTCGTCTTCGACGACGCCCGCCTGCTCCCCCACGCCGAACACCCCGGCCCGTTCCTCGACGTGTTGGTGGACGAACTGACCGCGGCGGGCATCGACGTCGAACCCGAACACGAGACGGACGTCGAAACAGAGGCGGAGGGCGAACAGAGCGCCGAAGCCGGGCAGTAA